Sequence from the Sulfurimonas hongkongensis genome:
CAGATCGCATCAATGAGTGTGCTAATATCTTAAATCTAAGTGATGATGAGATTATCATAAATGTTCAAGCTGATGAGCCGTTTATAGAGCCAGAAGTTGTAGAGTCACTTATGGCAAAACTCAAAGAGTTACAAAAAAAAGATGAAGATTTTATCATGGGGAGTTGTTTTAATGCCATAAATGCAGAATCTGCAAAAGATCCAAACTTAGTAAAAGTTGTGTTAGATGAGAAAAACAATGCCATCTACTTCTCAAGATCGCTTATTCCATATAACCGAAGTGGTAGAGCTACATATTTTGGGCATATTGGCATCTATGGATTTAGCAAAAAAAGCCTAAAAGAGTTTTGTAACTTAAGTGACGCTCCTATAGAAGATATAGAAGGCTTAGAACAACTTCGCGCCATCTACCATCAAAAAAAGATAACAATGCTTAAAGTTTCAAGTACAGGTTTTGGAATAGATACCCCAGAGGATCTGGCAAGAGCTATAGAGATATTTCTCTAGGCTTTTTTAATAATTCTTTTGTTGTTTGATTGTTTTGTGAGTAAGTTTAGAAATTTAAACCTCCTAAAAAAGAGGTTTAAAAGGAGTTTGATTAGATATTGTCTCTGATACCTAAATCTTCTACTAGTTTCATATAAGCATCTTTATTTTTCTTTTTAAAATACTTCATTAAACGACGACGCTGACCAACTAACTTTAGTAGCCCTAATCTTGATGCATGATCTTTTTTAAACTGTTTTAAATGCTCTGTTAATTCACTTATTCTTGCTGTTAAAAGTGCGATTTGAACTTCGCTTGAACCTGTATCACTCTCTGAGCGACCGAATTTTGTTACAATTTCTTGTTTTTTAGCCGAATCTAAAGCCATAATAGCCTCCTGATGGGTATAATAGTCTAACATTTACACTAAAGTAGTGCAAAGTTGAAGCGAGATTATAGCTTATCTACATTAAAGTAGGTTTAGGTTCACTAAAATAATAACCCTGAGAGTTCTCAATCCCCAACTCTTTTACCTTTTTAAAGACCTTCTCATTCTCAACATACTCAGCTATAATTTCTATATTCATTCTCTTAGCAAAATCAATTATAACTTTTGTGATGATTTCTGAATTTTTGTTATGAACTATCTCTTTTATGATAGTTCCATCTATCTTGATAAAGTCAGCTTCAAGACGCATAAGATACTCAAAGTTAGAGTAACCAGTTCCAAAATCATCAATAGCTATCCTACAACCAAGTAGCTTTACATTTTTTATAAATTTCTGTATCTCATAAAAATTTTCTATACTCTCAGACTCAACTATCTCAAAGATAACTCTATCTGAGATGTTGTAAATAGCGAGCATCTCTAGGATATACTCACTAATCTCTTTATCTAAGATATCATCTATACTCAGGTTTATAGAAAAGTCAAAATCATTCTCTCTAAAGTTTTCAAAACTCTTTTGAACAACTATTTTCGTTAGTTGTTTGTATAACTTAGCTTTTTTTGCTATTTCTAAGAAAAAGTATGGAGTGATGACATTTCCGTGTTCATCTACAAGCCTTATGAGTGATTCATATTTATTTGTTTTTAGAGTATTATTATCTACAATAGACTGGAAATAGAGAATTATTCTATCATTTTTAATAGCATCTTTTATCCTCTTAGTCCAGAGCATATTATTTTCATACTCATCATCCAAACTCATACTTTTATCATAAACAATAAGATCTTTTGCCTCTCTTCTTGCGATCTTTAGAGCCATATCTGCTGTAACATGAAGATTGTCTTTTTCTTCAAAAGATATACTCAGAGTTGCACTAAGTTCTATTGTCTCACCTTGGACTTCATATATGTGTGAGTCTATAAACTTAACAATATCTTGAGCCTTTTGTACAACTGAGTGAGCTTTCATATCTCTTGCTAGTATTGCAAATTCATCTCCGCTAACTCTATAAATTTTCAGATTTTGATTTGCTTCACATAACTCTCGTAATTTTTTTGCAAACTCTACCAAAACTTCATCTCCAAGCTCATGCCCATAAAAGTCATTTATCTGAGAAAAACTATCTATATTTGCCAAGATCAAAGATAGGTTTTTAGCCTTTGCACTCTCTTCTTTTAGTGCATTTCTATTTCCTAGTTTTGTAAGTGGGTCTGTGTTAGCTAGGAGTTTAAGCTCATTCTTTTGCTCCACTAACTCTGTAACATCGTGTCTTATTGAGATGTACTCTTTTATCTTTCCTTTTGCATCTGTGATTGGTGCTATAGTTGCATCAACCCAGTAAAAAGAACCATCTTTTTTTATATTTTTAAGCCTACCACTCCAGGTTCCTTTTCTGATTGTAGCTCGCCACAATCTTTTTTGTATAGCCTCTGAGAGCGTTTTATCTCTTAAAACATTGTGGTTTTGACCTATAATTTCTTTAGGGGTATATCCACTAATCTCGCAAAAATTTTCATTTATATAGCTTATATTTCCATCTAAGTCAGTTTTTGAGACTATCAAATTGCTATCTATCGCATCTTTATAACTCTCCAAAAATGAGAGTGAATTCTTAAGCTCTTTAGTCCTATCTTCTAACTCTTCTTCTAGCTCTCTTTGTAAGTTTGAGAAGTACTTTATAAAATAAAAAGCTATAATAGAGATAACTATAATGAGAAGCAGATCATAAAGGAGTGAACCAAAAAATTGTTTGTTTATGATTTTTTCAACATGTTTTGTAGGTACTTTTACACTTAAGATCCCTCTTATTTCGCCTAGTTTATGATTATAAGCTTTATCATATATCTCTGATATAAATTTTGGAGCTTTTGATTTTTCTCCATGACAACTTAGGCATTTTTGCTCAATTTTTAAAGGCGTTGCATATTGATAAAATTCATCCTCACGCTCAAAATATTCATCTTCATTAGGATTATTTCTAAAATATTCTATAGCTCTTAGTTCATACTCATCTGCTTGATTTTTAGGGTTCCTTGCTTTATCACTAACTGTTTGCATCTCTATATGAAGTTTATTGTTTTGTGAAAAATTTTTTGAAATTTCCACTGCCGAATAAGCAGGCAATCCTAGGAGCGTTTTTTCATCTAAATGTATGATATCTCTGAGGTACAAATCTTGATAATAATCTCTATGAGTTAGATATAGTGAGTCAACAAGCTTTGCCTGTTGTGAGATAAACTCTTCAACACTAGCTTTATTCTCAAAATAGTTTACAGTTACTCTAGCAAGTGCTATAACTAAAAAAATAATAGGTATGATTATTATTAGTTTTTTTGATATTATTTTAAATGACATAAGGACATTATACTGACTTTTAAATTTATCAAACTTAAATTATATTCAATTTTTTTAGATATAATCTCTTTAAATTTATCTCAATTCATAAAGCAAACTAAATGTTAATAACTCGTGCAAGCGAATACGCAATACTCTCTCTAATAGTTTTAACAAAAGCTACCTCCCCCATGGATAGTGAGACTCTCTCTAAGCAACTATCCATTCCTAAAAGTTTTTTGGCAAAAATTCTACAAGCCTTAGCTAAAAAAGGTATTTTAAAATCCTACAAAGGTGTAAATGGTGGATTTATGCTAAACAAAGATGCCAAAGACATAAATATGCTAGAGATAATGAGTGCGGTTGAAGGAAAAGCTCCAACTGTTTTTGATTGCTCACCATCTATACAAGATTGCCCGAGCGACAAAGCACAGCTTTGTTCTATTTGGCCTTTTTTAAACAAATTACAAGGCAAGATTGACACTTTTTTAGCTGACCTATCTCTTGATGATATTTTAGAGTAGCATCTTGGCAAGAAAACTTACCACAAGAGAGCAGATTGGAACTACACTAAATTTTCTAATCGGTCAAAGAGATTTAAGCGTAGTTGTTTTTGTAATGGCTATTTTAGCCATCATTATAGTCCCTCTTCCATCAGGTTTGTTAGA
This genomic interval carries:
- a CDS encoding RrF2 family transcriptional regulator; the protein is MLITRASEYAILSLIVLTKATSPMDSETLSKQLSIPKSFLAKILQALAKKGILKSYKGVNGGFMLNKDAKDINMLEIMSAVEGKAPTVFDCSPSIQDCPSDKAQLCSIWPFLNKLQGKIDTFLADLSLDDILE
- the kdsB gene encoding 3-deoxy-manno-octulosonate cytidylyltransferase → MIIIPARLASTRFSQKVLADIGGLPMIVRTAKRVEHLDRVVVAADDESIIKVCKKHNIEARLTSTTHKSGTDRINECANILNLSDDEIIINVQADEPFIEPEVVESLMAKLKELQKKDEDFIMGSCFNAINAESAKDPNLVKVVLDEKNNAIYFSRSLIPYNRSGRATYFGHIGIYGFSKKSLKEFCNLSDAPIEDIEGLEQLRAIYHQKKITMLKVSSTGFGIDTPEDLARAIEIFL
- a CDS encoding EAL domain-containing protein, producing the protein MSFKIISKKLIIIIPIIFLVIALARVTVNYFENKASVEEFISQQAKLVDSLYLTHRDYYQDLYLRDIIHLDEKTLLGLPAYSAVEISKNFSQNNKLHIEMQTVSDKARNPKNQADEYELRAIEYFRNNPNEDEYFEREDEFYQYATPLKIEQKCLSCHGEKSKAPKFISEIYDKAYNHKLGEIRGILSVKVPTKHVEKIINKQFFGSLLYDLLLIIVISIIAFYFIKYFSNLQRELEEELEDRTKELKNSLSFLESYKDAIDSNLIVSKTDLDGNISYINENFCEISGYTPKEIIGQNHNVLRDKTLSEAIQKRLWRATIRKGTWSGRLKNIKKDGSFYWVDATIAPITDAKGKIKEYISIRHDVTELVEQKNELKLLANTDPLTKLGNRNALKEESAKAKNLSLILANIDSFSQINDFYGHELGDEVLVEFAKKLRELCEANQNLKIYRVSGDEFAILARDMKAHSVVQKAQDIVKFIDSHIYEVQGETIELSATLSISFEEKDNLHVTADMALKIARREAKDLIVYDKSMSLDDEYENNMLWTKRIKDAIKNDRIILYFQSIVDNNTLKTNKYESLIRLVDEHGNVITPYFFLEIAKKAKLYKQLTKIVVQKSFENFRENDFDFSINLSIDDILDKEISEYILEMLAIYNISDRVIFEIVESESIENFYEIQKFIKNVKLLGCRIAIDDFGTGYSNFEYLMRLEADFIKIDGTIIKEIVHNKNSEIITKVIIDFAKRMNIEIIAEYVENEKVFKKVKELGIENSQGYYFSEPKPTLM
- the rpsO gene encoding 30S ribosomal protein S15, coding for MALDSAKKQEIVTKFGRSESDTGSSEVQIALLTARISELTEHLKQFKKDHASRLGLLKLVGQRRRLMKYFKKKNKDAYMKLVEDLGIRDNI